The following proteins are co-located in the Actinomycetota bacterium genome:
- a CDS encoding type II secretion system F family protein yields the protein VFRMVLARKIERRRSLFLAQLPDTLQLLAGSLQAGYGFMQGLDTLVQESSPPTSSEFGRVLTETRLGSPVDEALKAMADRLDSDDFRWVVLAINIQRQVGGNLAVLLQTVAGTLREREQVRRQIKVLSAEGRLSASILTVLPFLLAGYISLVNPGYITALVIEPIGRVMIAGALVMMGVGIAWMRKIVNIDV from the coding sequence GGTGTTTCGGATGGTCCTGGCTCGGAAGATCGAGCGCCGCCGCAGCCTGTTCCTCGCCCAGTTGCCCGACACGTTGCAACTGCTTGCCGGTTCGCTGCAGGCCGGGTACGGCTTCATGCAGGGCCTCGACACCTTGGTGCAGGAAAGCTCTCCGCCGACCTCATCTGAATTCGGGCGAGTCCTTACCGAGACGCGTTTGGGGAGTCCCGTCGACGAAGCGCTCAAGGCGATGGCCGACCGGCTCGACAGCGACGACTTCCGCTGGGTTGTCCTGGCGATCAACATTCAGCGGCAGGTGGGCGGGAATCTCGCAGTGCTGTTGCAGACGGTCGCCGGGACCCTCCGCGAGCGCGAACAAGTTCGACGTCAGATCAAGGTGCTGTCCGCGGAAGGTCGGTTGTCGGCGTCGATCCTGACCGTTCTGCCGTTCCTTCTTGCCGGGTACATCTCGTTGGTAAACCCCGGATACATCACCGCTCTGGTAATTGAGCCGATCGGTCGCGTGATGATCGCGGGGGCGCTCGTGATGATGGGTGTCGGCATCGCCTGGATGCGCAAGATCGTGAATATCGATGTGTAG